The sequence CATCTGATGACTGCGTTGTGAACAAATTAAGTAATAAGAATATGCTAGTTATATTTTCTCcgtttaaattttgaaaagagcAACTATCATTGCAGTACTTCAGGGGGGgaggaaaagacaaaaaaggacGGAGTTTAATAGAGCTATTTTAGGGAAGAAGAAATGAAGATTATGGAGAAAACCAAATTGAGAATGTTggataaatgaaaaatacaacCAAAAGAATGCTAGAGTGAACACTCAAAGATCATAAGAGAGTCAGTTCTCTCTTCTTCGTAAAAGCCAATGGCTGAACTGTTAACTCAGCTTAGGATGCCTTTTCATCACCATATGTCATATGTGTATCGTATGTGAGGAGTATGATATTTATTTTAGATAGAAAACCCGATGAATgcatgaaattaaattttattatactCGACACAAGAACCACAGACAGAACCAAGCTCTGAATTTGTGCAGTATATGTGTTGACATGCATTTAACACGTCAAAGAATTTGTGTGATGGAGGCTGATCCGCGTCAATGTTTTACACCATGTGCTTTAGCGTTTTAATAAGCATGTCCAGGGTCTACCATGCATGGTATCTGCAGGCAGATGTATGATCTTATGGAGGGCGCGAGTGAGAGATCATGTTATTCattaatcaaatcaacaaGGACGTTTTCTAGGTTATTCTACGATATTGAGCCGGTAATTAATACATAGATTTCATTTTACTCGCACTCGTTATCACTTTTTTACTCACGCGCTTTAACATgtaaggattttttttaatttttttttaattttttttggtaataagGTGAGtaatatgttatattttatgCTTGTGAAACTTGAAATGAGCATGGAATGCAATTTGGGTTGACAGTCGGCCGGTATTAGCTTGTTATATTGCAATTATTAAGGGCTCTCGGTGCACCTTATTAGCTACAAATTGTATATAGGACATGATTATGCGCTTCATAATATGTGTTGAAAGTGTGAATCCCACATCGGGGGAATTAATAATGTCTTACTGAATAGTTTCAAAGGTCCTTGCTCGATTTCAATCTGAACTAGCAGTTACCTCCCCATTAGAGCTTGCTTACTGCGAAATACAAAAGAATACAGAGATTTCTAGCTCCGTATAGTAAAATACTTGCGCATAAAACTACTTACGATCATAATGAAGTTGGGtagaaattaattgagtaaCGACATAACATGAGTACCATACACAGTATAGTCAGTGTCGTTAACCAATTTGGTAGAGAAAGAGGTTGACAAGACGACTCATGGTAAGTTGGAACCTACAAGTCACTCACACTCACATGGGCTGGTCTCTCCCAAAATTTACCTACAAGTCACTCACACTCACATGAACTGTTCTCTCTCAAAATTTAACTCCACACAGTCATCAACACACCTTGTCCTTTCTATTTCATGCTATGTCAATGTAAACAGAACACCCTCCAAATCTTATCCCCAACactaatatataataaagtgaGCTAACGTACCAAAAATACCATCAAACATAGCTAAGTCTCTAGACCAAAGgctacccaaaaaaacaagaaaaaagaaaaagaaaaagtctctagaccaaagaaaaattaagcacaaacacaaacatggAAAAGTCTAGAACTAGTAGTGCttgcaagaagaagaatagcATTGTCGAGCTCAAAGTTGTAGTAGAAAAGCTACAAAGAAGTCTATATTTGGGATCAAAACCATCAAATTATTCCGATGACTCAACACGTGTGCCGGAAGATGTGAAGGAGGGTCACTTTGCTGTGATAGCTGTGGATGGAGACGAACCAAAGAGATTTGTGGTGGCCTTGAGTTACTTAACACACCCAACTT comes from Prunus dulcis chromosome 6, ALMONDv2, whole genome shotgun sequence and encodes:
- the LOC117632061 gene encoding auxin-responsive protein SAUR50-like, with translation MEKSRTSSACKKKNSIVELKVVVEKLQRSLYLGSKPSNYSDDSTRVPEDVKEGHFAVIAVDGDEPKRFVVALSYLTHPTFLKLLEQAAEEYGFDHEGALTIPCQPRELEKILDDDWQWQKEERGSSSDGNWGSCKAMVQSY